One Burkholderia sp. 9120 genomic window, GATGGGCGGCGAGATTGTGCGCGAGGCGACGCTGATGATGCTGCTCGGCACGATGTCCGCCGAGCAGCGCGTGGCGACCTTCCTGCTGAACCTGTCGGGCAAACTGCAGAAACGCGGTTACTCGCCCGCCGAATTCCATCTGCGCATGACGCGCGAAGAGATCGGCAGCTATCTCGGCATGAAGCTCGAAACCGTCAGCCGGATGTTGTCCAAATTCCAGAAAGACGGTCTGGTCGACACGCACGGCAAACAGATCCGGATTCTCGACATGGAGGGTCTGCGTCGCGTGTAGATGCAACGACGCTACGGCACGGCGAAACGCAGGCGCAAACGCTGAGATTCAAGCGCTGAGATTCAACCGCTCAGACTCAAGCACTGTCGTGAGGCGTCGGAATCAGCAGCGCAACGAAACCGATCACGCCGATCACCAGCGCCGCCGCGCCGTAGTGAATGAAGCCGGGGCTGTCGTCCAGCAGGCCGCGGATCGCCGCGCCGATCCCCGCCAATGCCGTGAACACCGCCACCACCGCGCAAACGATTCTGGGTTCGCCACTGACCATGATGTCCTCCTGGGCCGAGGCACGCGAGGCCCGGCACGGAGGGTGTCCGCGAGCCGGCGAGTCGACGTAGAGAGATCATCATCGGCCTGTTGGCGGCCGAGCGGTTGATTTGCGGCAAAGAAATATCTGTCGCCGGCGAGCGGCCGTCCGTTCGATGCGGCGGTCG contains:
- a CDS encoding DUF2964 family protein → MVSGEPRIVCAVVAVFTALAGIGAAIRGLLDDSPGFIHYGAAALVIGVIGFVALLIPTPHDSA